In Papaver somniferum cultivar HN1 chromosome 1, ASM357369v1, whole genome shotgun sequence, a genomic segment contains:
- the LOC113346771 gene encoding SKP1-like protein 1B, with translation MVGKENRKIVISYSITGEILSKVVEYLSKHAETQTSEEELKIWDEQFVNLFNNNHIVFDVIKAASYLQVEGLVNLLKKGVADFLKAKTPEALRGKFAICNQLDLPGEEEGDEERISQSSTEQLSPDKKKVKIEFCSSGEE, from the coding sequence ATGGTGGGCAAGGAAAATAGGAAGATTGTTATCAGTTATTCTATAACAGGCGAAATATTGTCCAAGGTAGTTGAGTATCTCAGCAAACACGCTGAGACCCAGACTAGCGAAGAAGAACTGAAGATATGGGATGAACAATTCGTCAATTTATTTAATAATAACCACATAGTGTTCGACGTGATCAAGGCAGCAAGTTATCTTCAGGTAGAGGGCTTGGTGAACTTGTTGAAAAAGGGAGTGGCAGATTTCCTTAAGGCTAAAACACCTGAGGCGTTGCGCGGGAAATTCGCCATTTGTAACCAACTCGATCTCcccggagaagaagaaggagatgaagaGAGAATTTCTCAGAGCAGCACGGAGCAACTCTCCCCCGACAAAAAGAAGGTGAAGATTGAATTTTGCAGCAGCGGCGAGGAATAA